caatgtataaatgacaaaatgaggcaTAGTGTTATTGagatttaacttattttttaaaagaaatttcaggttgttcactATGCTTTGTATAAAGAtaactccttaaatgtgaacatttttgcaccaaaacaaaggaaaaaatgtgGAGATGTTGTTACTTTTCGGTTATTaagctctgattttactggtttagccccacttgagatcaaatttgctgaatgtggcccttgaactaaaatgagttttacCCCCCGATCCAgtgtgttttaacagttttttggtAGCGTTAGTGTGCAGATACAGACCAATGCTCTGTCTATCAAGGGCAACAACTAACACAGCACCACAATAAAGCTAAAAACTGTTGAATATGCTTGTGCATTTGCATTTCTCTCCTTTACatgatttttcacagttttggttCAGTCCTCACCAGTTTGTGGGAGACACAGCAACAGCCAGAGTGGGACACTGTCCCTCCGCCATGCACACCTCCACATCAAACACCAGCGCAGACTCATCTGGGAAATCAACTTTCTGACTCTCCCCATTGGGCCCATAGCGTGTCCAGCCAACCTCATAGCTCCACTCCTGAGGCATGGGTGGTAAATCGGCTCGGTGCAGCTCGGTGGCAGCCTCAAGGTAGGGAAGGCTCTGCTTCTCAGCCAAGATACGAAAGTGCTCGTCAATGTTTTTGCCATACATCTGGGGAAGTTTAAGCTCGACATCGGGCAACAGTGAAGTATCCTTTCCCCAGAGCTGGTGTTTTTGCAAGTGCTTTATGCTGCGCTCTACAGCTTCATCTTTGTACTCTGGCTCCAGTCCTCGAAAGATCTGTTCGTGGAGATTTTTCGACAGCATCTGAATGTTAAGGGGGTTCAGGCGGGTCTCTGGAGAGCTGTTGCCCTGAAGGGAGTGAGGCTCGGTGGAGTATAAGGAGCGCAGTCTTGTCCATTGTAGAGCTCTAAGTGTCCTCTGCAGAGGACAGCGTAACACATGCAGCATCACCTCATGAGGACCTCTCACAAGCGCTGTAAGACATGAATATAACAACAAAGTGACATGACACAACTTAATAAGGCAAAGTTGAAACCTCTCTTGAGTGCACCTGTTGTCCCCACGGCCATCAAGTAACACTTTGGTCATGGTTAGGACTGTTGGCTGCCACGCCCCAGTGACAACGCCACAATAATCCTGGCTTCTGGATCCTAAAATCCCTTGGTCACATACCTTCTTCTTCTACtgtatttacagtgtatatTCTATTAGAATTATTTGCACCTTGGACTCTTTTTTATACATTATTAAACACTACATTCTATTTGCACTTTATCTTTTTCTTACCTGTAACATGTGTGATATGTATGAGCTACCGGATACCTGAATTTACCCGTAGAGATGAAAAAAGTATCTatttgtctgtctatctgtctatctaatGTTGGATCACACCTTGTTACTAATGTGATGCAATGCAATTAAGTGTCTTGAATTTTACTTGTTCATGTCGGTTCATTATTGACATGTAAGTAGTTTGGTGAGCCTCTAAAATTGTCTGCTGGGTCTCTCAGACTTCATCATTTCTCCGTACCAGCTCCAGAGTATTTTGATAATTTCACTCAGATAACTTATGTTGTGCAACTTTAGCATTAATGTTCGACATGATCGACAAAACACTTCCACTGTAAGTCAACCAGCATAACCGACTGCATTATAGTATAGCTTAAGTACCCAAATGGAAAAGTAGTTGCCTCACTTTCTCACTTACCGTAGTTGCTCCTGCACCAACCCCCTAACGCGTGTTTACCAACACTTTGCTAACTATACTAACTTGTGAGCAAGTAAACAAATAGCAACCTTTTAGCCCTGCGCTGCTAACTGTGTTAACTGAACTGGctgtaaaagcaaaataaagcacCTCAGCCTATATCAGTTGTTCTTTAACTATAATGTTAAAGTATCCGACAAAATACGTTTAAAACCACTCCAGAGCAAATGATAGCTTACCTTAGCATTAATTCTTTACTCATGGGGTTGTAAGACCGGAGAAAGACGAAGCATTAGTGCCCCCGCCTGGTCCGGATGACCGCAACGTTTTTAAGAACAGGGACTAATGATTGGATAAACATTATGGTAGACCggagtgtgtttttgtagaaaCGAAACTGAAATTATACACAATTGTTTGcctaaatacaaaacaaaaaaacactacgaaataaaaaatatatatatatgggtgtcacttaaaaaagacaaatacgATGTCCTGTAGTATATCGTCGGCCGCGTGGCCTAATGGATAAGGCGTCTGACTTCGGATCAGAAGATTGCAGGTTCGAGTCCTGCCGCGGTCGAATGTTTTGTCAGTGTCCCTTCCAATCATTTGTATTTCTCTGCATTGTCTCTCAAAGCAAAATTTAAGCTAAATGTCTACCTGTGATACAATTCCCCGGTACAAGAAAACTCGCTTTGCTGGTTGTGATTCTAAGTATTTATCTGCCTCTCCAAATATAATTTTTTCCTCATGTGGATGTAAAGGAGGAGGCACAGTGTCGCTGTCGGTCTTATTTCACTGCAACACCTGCCTCATTCCAGCCCTTTGATGCAGCCACGCTTCTCCTAAATGGTAGCTTTGCCAAAGGatgatttgttttgtgtgtgtctctatTGAAATATCTCATGTTTACCTGTATTTCATTGTATAAGATGACgtggatttttttaatgctgctgtgttttgtcgTGTTGCTTCTCATCAGACGATGGCGGATGACACTGAGGATGTTGAGCTGGACTTTGCAGCTGACGAGCAGGAGAGGGCGCGGAGAAGCGCAGTCATAAGGTGCATTGCAAGAGATTTTATCACATAATCTCAgtggattttttgttgttgttgttgctttaatTCAAGTAAAATTAGCATGGATTGCTCCCAGCTTTGTGCAGTTATTTACATCTAAATCAACTTCATAGGACAAGTATATGCAAAGGTTTGCACATTGAATGGTTTGTAATGTAGAACCTTTATATGTCACATTTATAGGAGTTTAGTGGCATAGTCAAGTTGCAGGATTTTCAGTGGCCATACAGACACCCCTTGCCTAATATTGCTCTTTAATCGTTTTCAAATAGCGGTGAAAGGAAACCAGGTGTCATTAAGCTTTTGGGAGCTCTCTTAATGACAGAATTTGCTTCAGCTTTGATAGTTTGAAATTTCCAATAGCAGCTGTTCAAATAGAAAAGCAGATATAATAAAATTTGATAAGCTGCCttaaaagagaagaaataaGTTTAATATTCCTTaaatgtcatgatttttttaaatgaacaaggAGGATGATTTACAGCATCATACATTAAGGTAAACCGCAAATCTTCCTGGATGTGAAAGAAAAATCCTTTTCTAAGAGGGATTACACAATACTATAACTGCCAAAACCTGCAGTGAAGAAGAGGACTCTGGGCAAACATGGACATCAGTTCttgaccaaaaaacacacagaagtggACTTGAATATTATGGGAAAACATCGATAGGCCTGTGGACTCCTGTGTTATGAAGTAATGGGAGTACACTTGAACTTTTGTGAGTAATGGATCAGCAGAAATTGTCATTAAAAAAGGGCAATGCATGCATGACAAGAAGAACCCCATTCCACTGTTGGATATGGAGGTGGGTCCATTTgattgtggaggtgtttttgtaaatttgacCATGAACAAGAGGGAGAATGTGATGCCCTGAGTACATTTCCAGCAAGACAGTGATTCCAAATGTGCGTCCAAGTCatttgaaatgttgaaaatttttAAAGAGGGCAGCACAGAAACCAAATAATATTACTAAAAGTTTTAGGACATGAAGAACAGGGTAAGTTTTGTACAGGGTTAGAAAACAGACTTGCAGTGCAACAAAGCTGACCCTGCCTGCTccagtttttcctcattttcattGACATTTTAGGCTTCTCATTCACGGCTTCTCTCTGATTCCAGACACCCTCTGGCCTCCTTTTTCCACCTCTTCTTCAGAGTGGTGGCCATTGTTGTGTATCTGCTGTGTGACTGGATCAGCAAGAGCTTTGCGTCATGCTTTGTCCTCATCATCGCTCTGCTGTCTTTCGACTTCTGGTCTGTGAAGGTGAGGCGGCAAACAGATCTCCTATTCTGTCCCTCATGTGAGATTTGGTTGCTCAtgggttgtgttgttgtttcagaATGTAACCGGGCGGCTGTTGGTGGGGCTTCGCTGGTGGAATCAGATCGATGAGGATGGAAGGAGCCTTTGGGTGTTTGAGGCCAAAAAAGTGAGATACTACTCTGACATTTTTAGTTTGAATGAGCAATTCTGGGGTAttatattcctttttttttttttttgaaagaaaagcatattttttcaatgaagatgacattaaattaatgataaatacagtccagacattgttaatgtggtaaatgacttttctagctggaaatttttaatggaatatctccataggggtacagaggaacatttccagcaaccatcactcctgtgttctaatgctacattgtgttaattaatcgtgttgaaaggctcattgatgattagaaaacccttcttatgttagcacatgaataaaagtgtgagttttcatggaaaacatgaaatcacctgggtgaccccaaacttttgaacggcagtgtatgTATGCGTGTGTTTGTATAGGAGTCCCGGGGCAGTTACACTGGAACAGAGGCAGAAGCTAGAATATTTTGGCTTGGCCTGATCATCTGTCCTCTCATTTggacattcttcttct
This window of the Acanthochromis polyacanthus isolate Apoly-LR-REF ecotype Palm Island chromosome 8, KAUST_Apoly_ChrSc, whole genome shotgun sequence genome carries:
- the LOC110971931 gene encoding Golgi apparatus membrane protein TVP23 homolog A isoform X2, with the protein product MTMADDTEDVELDFAADEQERARRSAVIRHPLASFFHLFFRVVAIVVYLLCDWISKSFASCFVLIIALLSFDFWSVKNVTGRLLVGLRWWNQIDEDGRSLWVFEAKKESRGSYTGTEAEARIFWLGLIICPLIWTFFFFTSLFSLKIKWLSLVVASISLQAANLYGYLRCKAGGQDGQPPDKRSFSGQHLLQRPDIIFGIL
- the LOC110971931 gene encoding Golgi apparatus membrane protein TVP23 homolog A isoform X1, translating into MICFTMADDTEDVELDFAADEQERARRSAVIRHPLASFFHLFFRVVAIVVYLLCDWISKSFASCFVLIIALLSFDFWSVKNVTGRLLVGLRWWNQIDEDGRSLWVFEAKKESRGSYTGTEAEARIFWLGLIICPLIWTFFFFTSLFSLKIKWLSLVVASISLQAANLYGYLRCKAGGQDGQPPDKRSFSGQHLLQRPDIIFGIL